GCCCTATGCCGCCCTCTACGGCGAGCGGGTGCTGCGCAGCGTGGCCAACAGCACCCGGCAGGATGTGCGCGACCTCCTGGCCCTGGCTGCCTCCCTCCCCATCCGCACCGACGTCACGACCTTTCCCCTGACCGCGGCCAACGATGTGCTGGCCGACATGAAAGCCAGCCGCTTCAACGGCGACGCCGTATTGATCCCTTAGTTTTGATCCGCGAAGGACGCGAAGGGACGCCAAGGAGGAAGACTTAGCGTCCTTTCGCGTTCTTCGCGGATCAAACGCTACCTCTCGACCTTGACCCCCCGCCAGAAGGCGATGTGGTCTTTGATGTTGGCGGCGGCGGGTTTGGGGTCGGGGTAATACCAGGCGGCGTCCTTGTTCACCTGGCCGTCCACCTCGACCGAATAATAGCTGGCGATGCCCTTCCAAGGGCAGGTGGTGTGGGTGCTGCTGTCGCGGAAGTACTGCCGATCGATGGCTTCGGGCGGGAAGTAGACATTGCCTTCGACCATCTCGTAGGTATCGGTTTCGGCCAGGACAGCGCCGTTCCAGATCGCTCGTGGCATGGGGGGTGACTCCTTGTGTATCGTGTTTCGTCCGGTCTTTCCCGGCTGGGGCAGGAGCCACCCGGTCAGGGAATCCGGCAAGAACGAGAAGGAAAGCGAGGGCCGCTCACCAATAGACCTGAACGACCCTCTTCTGACAGTGCGGACAGCCTTTCCAAGTGTAGATGCGCATCAGTTGCATGGACTTACCGCACGCGGCGCAATAGGCAGTAGTAGAATGGCAAGCTTTACATCCATCTCCGTCGATGTACCGCTTTAGCGATGATTTGGCGCTGCATTTCGTACACACAATCTTGGGCCACACGTAGAAAATCCGGCGATGAAATGTAACAATGGCTTCCCAAGCCATGAGGAGAAGCGCGTAAAGGACACGTACGCCGTTTACGGCCGCGCCCCCTATGCCCGCAATGCTGACCAAAAAGCCCAGAGGTGCAAGCGCCGAAGCGCTCGTGCGTAACCGGATGCCGACATAGCCGACGATCACGCCAACCACGACCCATGCCAGCAGTTCAGCGAGGTCGATCAAATCGTCACGCGCTGGCAGAACGACGATCGAGACAGGACGCCACCATCGTCCCTCCGAAGACTCCAGTTCTTTATCCGAAATCGCGAAATAGCTGTCCATTCTCAATTCAAGGCCTGAGTTGAAGTCATTTCGAGATCAGTCGTGTTTGCACTGACGATGGACCCCAGGCGCAGTAGCCCATCTGAAAGGCAGAATCGCCTTCGTCTATCATCCGGAGCAGGTTCCGCAGGCTTGAGACCGAGCTGAGTCGACGCATCACGGCCGCCAGTCGGCAAACCGGTCCTCGCCCCGAGAACTCGTGATCTGGCGCTCGTCGCTGCCATCGGTGTTGATCTGGAAGAGGTCGAAGTCCAGGGTGCGCTCGCCGGCGTAGACGATCGTCCGGCCATCGTTCACCCAGGCCGGGGTGCTGTCGCGCTCGGGGTTCGTCGTCAGTTGGCGGAGGTTGCCGCCGTCGGCATCCATCAGGTAGATGTCGCGGTTGGCCTGGCGGCGGCTCTCGAAGGCGATCTGCGAGCCATCAGGCGACCAGCGGGGGAAGACATCGTCATCGGGGTTGTCGGTCAGTTGTGTGGCCTCGCAGCCGGGGTCATCCGCCTTGCCCGCCTGCCGCGCCGCCAGACACGCCTGCACATCCATCTTCCACAGATCCCAGTTGCCGCTGCGGTCGCTGACGAACACCAGCCAGCGGCCATCGGGCGACCAATCGGGATACGAATCGAGAAAATCGTTTTGGGTCAGGTTCAGCGGTTCGGCGCTGCCGTCGGAGGGGACAAGATAGACCTCATATTTGCCGTCGCGCGTCGTCACAAAAGCCACCCACTTGCCATCCGGCGACCAAACCGCGCCCCACTCATAGCTTTCGGGCCAGCCAGCCAGCCGCTCGGCCCCGCTGCCATCGGTGTTCATCGTCCAGATGTCGTTGACTTCGTTGGCGTTGCCGCGGGTGCTGCTGAAGAGGATGCGGCTGCCATCCGGCGACCAGCGCGGCTCGACATCGTTGGCGGGGTCGGTCGTGATCTGAGTGAGGTTTTCGGGCGCGGCCATGTCCATCAGCCAGATGTCGAAGTTGCCGCCCCGTTGCGAGGCAAAAAGCAGCTGCCCTGTTCCCACAGCGCCCATCGCCACCGCCGGCGCCGCAGTCTCTGCGTTCGGCAGCTCCGAAGTGAAAGTGCCTTCCGTGGCCGGCTCGGCGGTCGGCGCCGCCGTCGGCTGGGGAGAAAGCGTGGCCGCTGCGACGGGTGTGGCTTCCAGCGGCGGTTCGGTCTCGGTTGGGGCAGGCTGACGGAAGATGAACAGATAGGCCGCCGCTCCCCACAGGAGGATGGTGACCAACAGGAGGATAAGCCGGCGCGAACGCAGACGGCCGAACACGGCGCCGCCGAGCGCACCGACGCCAATGACAAAGAGGATAGCAGCGAGGATGAGAGTCATCATGTCCCTGAAGGCAAGCGAAAGGTTGAACAGCCAGGATGGGCATGATACCACCGCGGGCGGCGGGTGGCAATCTAAAGCAAAGTCATTTTGCTCATTTGGGGACAATCGGCGGCATCGGCTAGAATAGTCTTCAGCAGCGCGGCGCCCAGGTTCGATAGGGCGCCGCCTGTTTTGCGATAACGACCTGACGGGCGTCGAACCCGCCAGCCTGACACGAACTGCGAGGCGCCGACTCGATGGCGGCCTCGCAGGTTTCTTGTCTGACCCTTGATGGAGCCTTGTATCATGGCAGTTGCCAAAAATCACTCACTCATCACCCCCTACGGCGGCAAACTCATCGATCTGATGGTCGCCGAC
The Caldilineales bacterium genome window above contains:
- a CDS encoding DUF427 domain-containing protein, which encodes MPRAIWNGAVLAETDTYEMVEGNVYFPPEAIDRQYFRDSSTHTTCPWKGIASYYSVEVDGQVNKDAAWYYPDPKPAAANIKDHIAFWRGVKVER